A genomic stretch from Larimichthys crocea isolate SSNF chromosome XXII, L_crocea_2.0, whole genome shotgun sequence includes:
- the LOC109142435 gene encoding complement C1q-like protein 4 — translation MKISAIFPLLLLVCSVSTSVENTEVQVPYLQDIRALLREMTASLAQQKVEMRFLQRVNQEHATKLKQQKTEVTRQKTEIDKLNKQLQVKQVAFSASLLGAGSGDTGPFPTYTTLVFANVITDIGKAYNKHTGVFTAPVRGAYHFEWYIGTHGGPHASGAVLVKNSEHTFIAYEHQGSHYGSSSNGVTLLLEVGDDVFLRLWPHTKLFDNQNRHTTFSGHLLFTM, via the exons ATGAAGATCTCTGCGATTTTCCCGTTGTTGCTGCTGGTCTGCTCTGTCTCCACTTCAGTGGAAAACACAGAGGTACAAGTGCCTTATTTGCAAGACATCCGTGCTCTACTGAGAGAGATGACCGCCTCGTTGGCTCAGCAGAAGGTGGAGATGAGATTCTTGCAAAGAGTGAATCAAG aaCATGCAACAAAGCTGAAACAACAGAAGACTGAGGTGACGAGGCAGAAGACTGAGATTGACAAGCTGAACAAACAGTTGCAAG TGAAACAGGTGGCTTTCTCAGCTTCTCTGTTGGGTGCAGGCTCTGGAGACACCGGACCCTTTCCCACATACACTACCCTAGTCTTTGCAAATGTCATCACAGACATTGGGAAGGCCTACAACAAGCACACAG gtgttttcactgcaCCAGTGAGAGGAGCCTACCACTTCGAGTGGTACATAGGTACACATGGTGGTCCCCATGCCTCAGGTGCTGTGTTGGTGAAGAACTCAGAGCACACTTTTATTGCATATGAGCATCAGGGAAGCCATTATGGGAGTTCTTCTAATGGTGTTACACTGCTTCTGGAGGTTggagatgatgtgtttttacgtCTGTGGCCCCATACAAAGCTGTTTGACAATCAAAATCGCCATACCACCTTCAGTGGCCATCTGCTTTTCACCATGTGA